A single Paenibacillus sp. FSL R5-0517 DNA region contains:
- a CDS encoding extracellular solute-binding protein, translated as MIGKATKGSKKKWMGLALTMVMGVSLLAGCSSASDKESAEGGATTNGERVTLKVEVFDRGNSPSPHTITNNYLTKFVQEKFGDPNNIDVQFVPVQRSEETTKLNVLMASPSDVPDIVFVYDSSVFYRYAQQGGLTEVGELLNEHAPNLKEYLGEDLLKFGQLEGQQFAIPGKRAITSRYNSYIRQDWLDKVGMKAPTTTDELYETLKAFKEKDPGNLGSKNIPMGMALAPAQYETLIYSFIKPVQDGLTYSQRYELPLHDGFKDAMQFLNKLYNEGLISKDFSLDEEKTQLVKDFQNGNIGYMSEDVGQILYADGMLDNLSKNVPDSKVVAVDAYTNPNVDNKHIKSRYGSNGMYIMIPKSSKRSVEAVKYLDWMASGTNLLEINTGVEGENFDMVDGVPVVKDDAPQDVKDRVYNGGDMAIIANGKVVGDQAANEAAWIAGFPERNQELMRQSIDIANTDTIGPVIFSKPIEAESKYGTALNDKLKVLIVKTAMAKPADFEAVYEKEMNDFMSLGGTELKKELEAALQ; from the coding sequence ATGATTGGAAAAGCAACCAAGGGGAGTAAGAAGAAATGGATGGGTCTGGCACTTACAATGGTAATGGGAGTGTCCTTACTTGCGGGGTGCTCGTCTGCATCAGACAAAGAATCAGCAGAAGGCGGGGCAACAACGAATGGTGAGCGTGTTACTTTGAAAGTGGAGGTTTTCGATCGTGGTAACAGTCCTTCTCCACATACGATCACTAACAACTATTTAACTAAATTTGTTCAAGAGAAATTCGGCGATCCGAATAACATTGATGTGCAATTCGTACCTGTTCAACGTTCAGAAGAAACAACGAAGCTCAACGTGTTAATGGCCAGCCCCAGCGACGTTCCAGATATTGTGTTTGTATACGACTCCAGTGTGTTCTACCGTTATGCTCAGCAAGGTGGTCTAACTGAAGTGGGTGAACTTCTTAATGAACATGCGCCTAACTTAAAAGAATATCTTGGCGAAGACCTATTGAAATTTGGTCAGCTTGAAGGTCAGCAATTCGCTATTCCGGGTAAACGTGCCATTACTTCCCGCTACAATTCTTATATCCGTCAGGATTGGCTCGACAAGGTTGGAATGAAGGCTCCAACGACAACAGATGAGCTTTATGAAACGCTGAAAGCGTTTAAAGAGAAAGATCCGGGTAATCTGGGCAGCAAAAACATCCCAATGGGTATGGCACTTGCCCCAGCCCAGTATGAAACATTGATTTACTCATTTATTAAACCCGTACAAGATGGACTTACGTACAGTCAGCGTTACGAGCTACCATTGCATGATGGGTTCAAAGATGCGATGCAGTTCCTTAACAAACTTTACAATGAAGGTCTGATCAGCAAAGACTTCAGTCTTGATGAAGAAAAAACGCAATTGGTCAAAGATTTCCAGAACGGTAATATCGGCTACATGTCTGAGGACGTAGGTCAGATTCTGTATGCAGATGGTATGCTTGATAATTTATCCAAAAATGTACCGGATAGCAAAGTTGTAGCAGTTGACGCTTACACCAACCCGAATGTGGACAATAAACACATCAAATCACGCTATGGTAGCAACGGTATGTACATCATGATTCCAAAAAGCAGCAAACGTTCGGTTGAAGCAGTGAAATACCTGGACTGGATGGCTTCTGGAACGAACTTGCTAGAGATAAACACAGGTGTCGAAGGTGAAAATTTCGATATGGTTGATGGTGTTCCAGTTGTTAAAGATGATGCACCACAGGATGTCAAAGATCGTGTCTACAACGGTGGTGACATGGCCATTATTGCTAACGGTAAAGTTGTTGGAGATCAGGCAGCCAATGAAGCCGCATGGATTGCAGGCTTCCCAGAACGTAACCAAGAGCTGATGAGACAGTCCATTGATATTGCTAATACGGATACGATCGGCCCGGTTATCTTCAGCAAACCAATCGAAGCAGAATCTAAATATGGTACAGCGCTAAATGATAAGTTGAAAGTGCTTATTGTGAAAACTGCGATGGCTAAACCGGCAGACTTCGAAGCGGTATATGAAAAAGAAATGAATGATTTCATGTCACTGGGTGGCACAGAACTGAAGAAAGAGCTTGAAGCAGCACTTCAGTAA
- a CDS encoding ABC transporter permease subunit: MTITYLKRYWQLYALISLPLIYFLIFRYGPMYGVQIAFKDFNLFQGINGSEWIGFDAFREVFGMRDFYTTLRNTFMLNFLDLLVSFPAPILLAIMLYEVRFKWFKKLSQTILYIPHFISWVIIGGIVYQLFGNQSGMVNGVLESLGLNSIPFLTEKNPWLVTYLFTGVWQSAGWGTILYLAALTGVNKELFEAAEIDGASRLKRIWHITLPSIKPTIVTLLILNLGHMVSIGFDRPYIIGNTAVREYSDVLSTFVYRVGLESGQYTLATVVGLFQAVVGLIFVLGSNYISKKATGEGIL; this comes from the coding sequence TTGACCATCACATACTTGAAAAGGTATTGGCAATTATACGCGCTCATCTCACTGCCCCTGATCTACTTCTTGATCTTTCGTTACGGCCCAATGTACGGGGTTCAGATCGCTTTTAAGGATTTCAACTTGTTTCAGGGCATTAACGGGAGTGAGTGGATCGGTTTCGATGCTTTCCGTGAAGTATTTGGAATGCGGGACTTCTACACCACATTACGAAATACCTTCATGTTAAATTTCCTCGACTTGCTTGTTTCGTTCCCTGCTCCAATTTTATTGGCCATCATGCTCTATGAAGTTCGTTTTAAATGGTTTAAAAAACTATCGCAAACGATTCTATACATTCCTCACTTTATCTCCTGGGTTATCATTGGGGGGATTGTATACCAATTGTTCGGCAATCAATCCGGTATGGTTAACGGTGTATTGGAGAGTTTGGGCTTAAATTCAATACCATTTTTGACAGAAAAAAATCCATGGCTTGTGACATATCTGTTCACAGGTGTCTGGCAGAGTGCAGGATGGGGTACCATTCTATATTTGGCGGCATTAACTGGCGTGAACAAGGAATTGTTTGAGGCTGCAGAGATTGACGGAGCTTCAAGACTGAAGAGAATCTGGCATATTACGTTGCCAAGTATTAAACCAACCATTGTGACCTTGCTCATTCTTAATCTCGGACATATGGTCAGCATCGGTTTTGATCGGCCTTATATCATTGGTAATACGGCCGTGCGAGAATATTCCGATGTACTCAGTACCTTTGTATACAGAGTTGGTCTTGAATCAGGACAATACACGCTGGCAACTGTCGTTGGACTGTTCCAGGCAGTGGTAGGGCTCATATTCGTGCTAGGATCTAATTATATTTCAAAGAAAGCAACGGGTGAAGGTATTTTGTAG
- a CDS encoding TIM barrel protein — MQHIDKGIYSFSTCWNIRKHDVGENMIREIADLGFRRVELNYNVTKEMLTTIEPMIERGEIGISSVHNTFPHDPDPDYGTDSILLGFEDEVKRKRAIELLVESAEYAQRYGGEAVVVHPGEVPFPEDISKDLGKIYNEEGPDSPKYRSKWAELMERRQALSSGYVEKIIASLDEVCNRAAAKGLDVRFGIETRSRPQQIPTLAEAKTIITALKGAPVGIWYDTGHAIMMDRMGLYDSVGEMQGLMDDIVGVHIHETLGLSDHWCPYVHSKDMNFYDAYLPMIRRAQVKVYELKSACTAEEIHESHDLLMKKLGVTE, encoded by the coding sequence ATGCAGCACATAGATAAGGGAATATATTCGTTCTCCACATGCTGGAATATCCGAAAACATGATGTCGGGGAAAATATGATTCGGGAGATTGCAGATCTCGGCTTTCGCCGGGTGGAGCTAAATTATAATGTAACGAAAGAGATGCTCACGACGATTGAGCCCATGATTGAGCGTGGAGAGATCGGAATTTCTAGTGTCCACAATACCTTTCCACATGACCCTGATCCCGATTATGGTACGGATTCCATCCTGCTCGGCTTCGAAGATGAAGTGAAACGTAAGCGGGCGATCGAATTGCTGGTAGAGTCGGCTGAATATGCCCAGCGTTATGGGGGAGAAGCTGTTGTTGTACACCCCGGAGAGGTACCTTTCCCTGAGGATATCAGCAAAGATCTTGGAAAGATCTATAACGAGGAAGGCCCGGATTCACCGAAGTATCGCAGCAAATGGGCGGAATTGATGGAGCGGCGGCAAGCTCTCAGTTCAGGGTATGTGGAGAAAATTATCGCCAGTCTGGATGAAGTGTGCAATCGGGCGGCAGCCAAAGGTCTGGATGTCCGTTTTGGCATCGAGACGAGATCCAGACCACAACAGATTCCTACCCTTGCTGAAGCCAAGACCATCATTACGGCCCTCAAAGGGGCCCCGGTTGGCATCTGGTACGATACAGGTCATGCCATCATGATGGATCGAATGGGCCTATATGACAGTGTGGGAGAAATGCAGGGGCTGATGGATGATATCGTAGGGGTGCATATTCATGAGACTCTCGGTCTCTCTGATCACTGGTGCCCGTATGTACACAGTAAGGATATGAATTTCTATGATGCCTATCTGCCGATGATCCGTCGTGCACAAGTGAAGGTGTATGAGTTGAAGTCTGCCTGTACGGCAGAAGAGATTCACGAGAGTCATGATTTGCTTATGAAGAAGCTTGGAGTGACAGAGTAG
- the hisJ gene encoding histidinol-phosphatase HisJ, with the protein MRIDYHTHHERCGHAVGKLEEYVQRGVEIGLSQIGLSDHMPLLHVDPAQYYPEMAMPMDELPRYVEECFSLKERYRGQIDVRVGLEGDYIEGWETEIRAIIERYPWDYVIGSVHFLGEWDITDFRQTHHWEGKDILEVYRQYYNAVSKAAATGLYDIMGHTDVIKRFGYVPSEEQTAERSSLENAALQAIAKSGCAMELNASGLSKPCAEMFPSRRMLTEAIRLGIPLTMGSDAHDPLKLGDYLPEAEALLHELGCTEVAVFEGRHRSFIPLNVEASGV; encoded by the coding sequence GTGCGTATAGACTACCATACACACCATGAGCGGTGTGGACATGCCGTTGGCAAACTGGAAGAGTATGTACAGCGTGGTGTGGAGATTGGACTATCCCAGATTGGATTGTCCGATCACATGCCATTGCTGCATGTCGATCCAGCTCAATATTATCCGGAAATGGCGATGCCTATGGATGAACTGCCGCGTTATGTAGAGGAGTGTTTCTCCCTGAAAGAACGTTACCGTGGGCAGATTGACGTACGTGTTGGTCTGGAAGGTGACTATATTGAAGGCTGGGAAACAGAGATTCGTGCAATCATTGAGCGTTATCCTTGGGATTATGTGATTGGCTCCGTTCATTTCCTCGGGGAATGGGACATTACGGATTTTCGCCAGACCCATCACTGGGAGGGCAAAGACATCCTTGAAGTATATCGTCAGTACTATAATGCCGTGAGTAAGGCAGCTGCGACGGGCCTGTACGATATTATGGGTCATACGGATGTCATTAAACGGTTTGGCTATGTTCCTTCAGAGGAGCAGACGGCGGAACGTAGCTCACTAGAGAATGCAGCGCTGCAGGCTATTGCCAAAAGTGGCTGCGCCATGGAACTGAATGCTTCCGGGTTATCGAAGCCTTGCGCCGAGATGTTCCCTAGTCGTAGAATGCTGACGGAGGCTATTCGATTGGGCATTCCTTTAACGATGGGTTCTGATGCGCATGATCCACTGAAGCTGGGGGATTATTTGCCTGAAGCTGAAGCACTTTTACATGAGTTGGGCTGTACGGAAGTCGCTGTTTTTGAAGGCCGTCATCGCTCGTTCATTCCTTTAAATGTAGAAGCCAGTGGAGTATAA
- a CDS encoding helix-turn-helix domain-containing protein, producing MSRNWYYRLLFSYFPIFFLTVTILIFIAFVFINDISKEETKKADRISSSYMIDTVDRTIRGIELSILETVQSQQAYRLYFSNRNQNSSDTVYAIAQSLRELTNSSSWIQSIYLYDKRNKHVLTVSGSREAEGFSDKAWIDQMGTGSIGSGWQPVREFDTDSSQRTPIRVLTVNKDMPLPFGSQGTLVINIKMSSIEQSVDSMVNGQLSFLTITDREGKVVYNAHSDQEGSIDGQELNRLSLERLGWTISSGIKAGNLFGWVSVVSYVWVIIAIVTVICAIVYIVYITRRNYKPIQIIMNRIESHQIRAFEHSGARTDEMKMIDGVLENLINHMMDYDKKSRENILMQRSKLFNALLHGEHIENAEEQLTELSPLNDVHESSRFIVVVGEINRYEKGFQERYTRGEQNTLKFALMNVLQELSRNTGVQCWTEWISVDQIAILFVFKEQSNNNLDMSGQIRVVAEECKSWVEQNLRISLSFGIGPIAQGIGAIRSSYAAAEAVMQRKLLMNGDVGQADCGEPQHPLLDTYTYLQMIADFVKRFRMSSGQWREQLEEIFTAFEQNKLPDDEIRSLIQAMLQMLSREVAMMSEGLQEELSEENINRWLSAVEEAETLTDVKSLLFDGLTDLFRTYVAVTETKSYKAMVNEMKNYIEEQFANPDLSLKHLSDRFQITGKHASYLFKTEFNMKFVDFVTELRMKETEQLLLNTDYSLQDIALKVGYANGITLGRVFKRVTGITPGDYRRLKREHREPEE from the coding sequence TTGTCTCGTAATTGGTACTACCGGTTACTGTTCTCTTATTTCCCAATTTTTTTTCTTACGGTGACCATACTCATTTTCATCGCGTTTGTTTTCATCAATGACATCTCTAAAGAGGAAACAAAAAAAGCAGACCGGATCTCCTCCAGTTATATGATAGACACGGTGGATCGTACAATCAGGGGGATTGAACTATCCATTTTGGAAACGGTACAGAGTCAGCAGGCATACAGACTCTATTTTAGTAACAGAAACCAGAACAGCTCGGACACAGTGTATGCAATTGCACAGAGTTTACGGGAGCTAACGAATTCGTCCTCATGGATTCAATCCATCTATCTATATGACAAGCGAAATAAACATGTTCTGACCGTAAGTGGCTCCAGAGAAGCGGAAGGTTTCTCGGATAAGGCATGGATTGACCAGATGGGTACCGGTTCTATCGGTTCAGGGTGGCAACCTGTCCGGGAATTCGATACGGACTCTTCTCAACGTACCCCGATTCGCGTATTAACCGTGAACAAGGACATGCCTTTGCCTTTTGGCTCTCAGGGCACATTGGTCATTAATATCAAGATGAGCAGTATTGAACAGAGCGTAGATAGTATGGTTAATGGTCAGCTCTCATTCCTGACGATTACTGATCGGGAAGGTAAGGTTGTGTATAATGCACACTCGGACCAAGAGGGCTCGATAGATGGTCAGGAACTGAACAGGCTATCATTAGAAAGACTGGGATGGACCATATCCAGTGGAATCAAGGCCGGTAACTTATTTGGCTGGGTATCTGTCGTGTCTTATGTATGGGTAATCATTGCGATTGTGACGGTTATCTGTGCAATTGTGTATATCGTGTATATTACTCGTCGTAACTATAAGCCTATTCAGATCATCATGAACCGAATTGAGTCTCATCAGATTCGAGCGTTTGAACACTCGGGGGCTCGTACGGATGAGATGAAGATGATTGACGGTGTACTTGAGAATCTGATTAATCACATGATGGATTATGACAAGAAAAGCAGGGAAAATATACTCATGCAGCGCAGTAAGTTGTTCAATGCCTTATTGCACGGTGAACACATCGAAAATGCAGAAGAGCAATTAACAGAGCTCTCTCCACTGAATGACGTGCATGAATCGTCACGCTTTATCGTTGTTGTTGGAGAGATTAATCGTTATGAGAAGGGGTTCCAGGAGAGGTATACGAGAGGTGAACAAAATACGCTGAAGTTTGCCTTGATGAATGTTTTGCAAGAGCTGTCACGTAATACCGGAGTACAATGCTGGACGGAATGGATTAGTGTAGATCAAATTGCAATCCTTTTTGTGTTCAAAGAACAGAGTAATAACAACTTGGACATGTCTGGTCAGATTCGGGTTGTAGCTGAGGAATGCAAATCTTGGGTGGAACAAAATCTACGCATTTCCTTAAGCTTTGGCATTGGACCTATTGCTCAGGGAATCGGTGCGATACGAAGTTCTTATGCGGCAGCAGAAGCGGTAATGCAACGTAAACTTTTGATGAACGGAGATGTCGGCCAAGCCGACTGCGGTGAACCACAGCATCCTTTGCTGGATACCTATACTTATCTGCAGATGATTGCGGACTTTGTTAAGCGGTTCCGGATGTCGAGTGGACAGTGGCGGGAACAGTTGGAGGAGATCTTTACCGCATTTGAACAGAACAAATTGCCGGATGACGAGATTCGTTCTCTGATTCAAGCCATGTTACAGATGCTCAGCCGAGAGGTGGCTATGATGTCGGAAGGGCTTCAGGAGGAGCTGTCTGAAGAAAACATCAACAGATGGTTAAGCGCTGTGGAAGAGGCAGAGACGCTTACGGATGTGAAAAGTCTTTTGTTCGATGGTCTGACGGACTTGTTCCGAACGTATGTAGCGGTAACGGAAACCAAGAGTTACAAAGCCATGGTCAACGAAATGAAAAATTATATTGAAGAACAGTTTGCGAATCCTGATCTTTCCTTGAAACATCTGAGCGACCGATTCCAGATTACGGGCAAACATGCGAGTTATTTGTTCAAGACAGAATTCAACATGAAGTTTGTTGATTTTGTTACAGAGCTTCGCATGAAGGAGACGGAGCAGCTTCTGCTCAATACCGATTACTCTTTGCAGGATATTGCCCTGAAGGTTGGGTATGCGAATGGAATTACATTAGGACGTGTATTTAAACGGGTAACGGGTATCACACCAGGAGATTATCGTCGTTTGAAACGAGAACATCGAGAACCCGAAGAGTAA
- a CDS encoding carbohydrate ABC transporter permease, which yields MSERTSNRIFDIVNISFISLFVIFCLAPFLHTIAISLSSNRAITSGEVTIFPKEFNWNAYVQVFSDQSMLYSLGFTTILTVVTTVLCMLFTLAAAYPLTKKKLKGRKLFMYVIIITMFFSGGMIPEYLLIRDLNMLNSVWALILPGLVSPFNLIILISFFRGIPESLEESAEIDGSSHVHTLFKIILPLSMPVLATLALFYAVGRWNGFQDSLLYINDPKLYPLQLKLFQMVQNNMVSELTLMEGANRTPLTPESLKAATVVFATVPILLVYPWLQKYFVSGAMLGAVKG from the coding sequence ATGAGTGAACGCACCTCAAATCGGATTTTTGATATCGTTAATATCTCCTTTATCAGTTTGTTTGTTATATTCTGTCTAGCTCCATTTTTGCATACCATTGCGATATCTCTAAGTTCTAACCGGGCTATTACTTCGGGAGAAGTGACCATTTTTCCTAAAGAATTTAACTGGAATGCGTATGTTCAAGTATTCTCTGATCAATCCATGCTATATTCACTGGGTTTTACGACTATTCTGACAGTGGTAACCACAGTGTTGTGCATGTTATTCACACTTGCTGCTGCATATCCGTTAACCAAGAAAAAATTGAAAGGGCGCAAGCTCTTCATGTATGTCATCATCATTACGATGTTCTTCAGTGGCGGGATGATTCCCGAGTATTTGCTCATTCGTGATCTCAATATGCTTAATTCAGTGTGGGCACTGATTCTGCCTGGACTGGTCAGCCCTTTTAACCTGATTATCCTGATCTCATTCTTCAGAGGTATTCCAGAAAGTCTGGAAGAATCAGCAGAAATTGACGGTAGCTCACATGTACACACGCTATTCAAAATCATACTCCCATTATCCATGCCTGTACTGGCCACATTAGCTCTATTCTATGCGGTTGGTCGCTGGAATGGATTCCAGGATTCCCTGTTGTATATTAATGATCCCAAGTTGTATCCGTTACAACTGAAGCTCTTCCAAATGGTTCAAAACAACATGGTGAGTGAGCTTACATTAATGGAAGGCGCTAACCGCACACCACTGACTCCGGAAAGTCTCAAGGCAGCTACAGTTGTTTTTGCAACGGTACCCATTCTGCTTGTTTATCCGTGGCTGCAAAAGTATTTTGTCAGCGGTGCGATGCTTGGCGCGGTAAAAGGTTGA
- a CDS encoding ribose-phosphate pyrophosphokinase: protein MQHSLRIFSGSSNPKLAEQVCDKLGVQLGKIKLSRFKSGEIYVHYEETIRNCDVFLVQSLSHPINELFVELLVMIDAAKRASARTVNIIVPYYGYARQERKSAPREPISAKMVADVLTTAGANRVVTIDLHAAAIQGFFNIPVDHMTSLDLISDYLLSKGIENPVVVSPDAGRASMAEKLANRLDSPFAIMIKKRPSHNESVITHVIGDVEGRTPIIIEDLIDTGTTILNVVEGLKERGSKNVYVCATHGLFSDGAVSKLNHPSIEEVVVTDSIALPDDHPECFKVLPVAPMLARAVRIIVDGGSMATLFKDSGI, encoded by the coding sequence ATGCAGCATTCGTTACGTATTTTTTCCGGTTCATCGAACCCTAAGCTGGCAGAACAAGTATGTGACAAGCTGGGTGTACAACTGGGCAAGATCAAGCTGTCCAGGTTCAAGAGCGGAGAAATATACGTTCATTATGAAGAAACGATCCGTAATTGTGATGTGTTTCTGGTACAGTCGTTGTCTCATCCGATCAATGAGCTGTTTGTCGAGCTGTTGGTGATGATTGATGCCGCAAAGAGGGCTTCAGCACGCACTGTGAACATCATTGTTCCGTATTATGGTTATGCGCGTCAAGAGCGTAAATCTGCTCCACGGGAGCCGATCTCGGCCAAGATGGTAGCCGATGTATTAACTACGGCTGGCGCCAATCGCGTGGTAACGATCGACCTGCACGCAGCGGCCATTCAGGGATTCTTCAACATTCCAGTTGATCACATGACATCGCTGGATCTGATTAGTGATTATCTGTTGAGCAAAGGTATTGAGAACCCTGTCGTTGTGTCCCCTGATGCGGGACGAGCATCAATGGCAGAGAAGCTGGCCAATCGTCTGGATTCCCCGTTTGCCATTATGATCAAGAAACGTCCAAGCCATAATGAATCCGTGATTACCCATGTCATTGGTGATGTAGAAGGACGGACCCCGATTATTATTGAGGATCTGATCGACACCGGAACAACCATTCTGAATGTGGTGGAAGGGTTGAAGGAACGCGGGTCCAAAAACGTATATGTATGTGCAACTCACGGATTGTTCTCCGATGGAGCAGTAAGTAAGTTGAATCACCCGTCAATTGAAGAGGTGGTAGTTACGGATTCGATCGCACTGCCAGATGACCACCCCGAATGCTTCAAAGTGTTACCTGTTGCGCCAATGCTGGCTCGCGCCGTACGCATTATTGTGGATGGTGGCTCCATGGCCACATTGTTTAAGGATTCTGGCATTTAG